A segment of the Elusimicrobiota bacterium genome:
AATGTAAAAGCATTGTATGATTTTTTGCTTGAGGGTCGGTTGCTAACCTTTGCCGAAGACAAGATAGGTGATTTTTGGTATCCGCTTGTTTATATCACCAATGCAGGCAAAGAAGTTCTTGCGGAAAAATCTGCAGAGTTTTCTACAAAGTTAGAAGAACTACTTAAAGCAAATAAGGTCTTACAGGATTTTCAGACGTGGCTTATACCTGAAAAACGCAAAAAAGATACTTCTACAGAAACAGAAAAAGAAACCCGTCGTGGACTGCCTTGGTCTGAAGAAGAAGATAGTGACTTAAAAAACGAATATGCAACTAAAAAGGATATTGAAGTATTATCACAGATATTCCAACGCTCACCAGTCAGTATTTACTGCCGCCTGCGTAAATTGGAACTCATAGAACCCGACCCGAATTATGAAAAACTGATACCGACTAAAAAGACAGAAAAAAAGATTCCTTAAAACCAGGAGTTTAATAGACAGCGGTAATCATCTACCACCTACCGCCACAAAGAAATCTCACATAGTCCATTCATTTCACATTATTTGCCACACTCACCAGTGTGGTTTTTTTAT
Coding sequences within it:
- a CDS encoding RQC domain-containing protein; the protein is MELNFSQYIMLSLVNQISGKRGVGTIVGILRGSQRRSVVTLKNWKDSNLDVRYIGLMNNVPEANVKALYDFLLEGRLLTFAEDKIGDFWYPLVYITNAGKEVLAEKSAEFSTKLEELLKANKVLQDFQTWLIPEKRKKDTSTETEKETRRGLPWSEEEDSDLKNEYATKKDIEVLSQIFQRSPVSIYCRLRKLELIEPDPNYEKLIPTKKTEKKIP